Proteins co-encoded in one Gemmatimonadales bacterium genomic window:
- a CDS encoding serine hydrolase domain-containing protein, whose product MSCRRARLFLSALVVGWGMVGCAPGSSVQGAAPQSPAAFQSTIAQVRRFILDTMRVLGAPGASISIRKNDRLVWSEGFGSANLEQHVPVTTLTRFRIGSVSKPLTATALGLLSEQGRLDWDAPVQRYVPSFPMKRYPITVRQVAGHLAGIRHYAPGEFENQKHYGSVLEGLTIFQNDSLLFEPGTRYAYSSYGWNLLSAVVEGASGEPFLEFMARHVFGPAGMTHTIADHPDSIIPDRARFYTRSDSVGPVLNAPYVDNSYKWAGGGFLSTTEDLALFAERLLGGRLLQPATVTLLWTTQHTSDGKATGYGIGWSVTLDDHGRRRISHAGGSVGGTANLLIYPAEHLIVALLVNSDRTFVDAVGRYAEPFLATR is encoded by the coding sequence ATGAGCTGTCGCCGAGCCCGGCTGTTCCTATCGGCCCTGGTGGTTGGCTGGGGCATGGTCGGGTGTGCACCCGGCTCGTCGGTACAGGGCGCCGCGCCGCAGAGCCCCGCCGCATTCCAGTCCACCATCGCCCAAGTGCGCCGTTTCATCCTCGACACCATGCGGGTGCTCGGCGCGCCGGGAGCATCGATCTCGATACGGAAGAATGACCGCCTGGTGTGGAGCGAAGGTTTCGGCTCGGCAAACCTGGAGCAGCACGTGCCGGTCACGACCCTGACCCGTTTCCGCATCGGGAGCGTGTCCAAGCCGCTTACCGCCACCGCGCTCGGCCTCCTCAGCGAGCAGGGCCGGCTCGACTGGGACGCGCCGGTGCAGCGCTACGTACCCAGCTTTCCGATGAAGCGCTATCCCATCACCGTGCGCCAGGTGGCGGGGCATCTCGCCGGGATTCGACACTATGCCCCCGGTGAGTTCGAGAACCAGAAGCACTACGGCTCGGTCCTGGAGGGTCTCACGATCTTTCAGAATGACTCACTGCTCTTCGAGCCGGGCACCCGGTATGCCTACTCGAGTTACGGCTGGAACCTGCTGAGTGCCGTCGTCGAGGGGGCATCCGGGGAGCCGTTTCTCGAGTTCATGGCGCGCCACGTGTTCGGGCCTGCCGGGATGACCCATACCATCGCCGACCACCCGGACAGCATCATCCCGGATCGGGCCCGGTTCTACACCCGGTCGGACTCGGTGGGTCCCGTGCTCAACGCGCCTTACGTCGACAACAGCTACAAGTGGGCCGGCGGCGGTTTCCTTTCGACCACTGAGGATCTCGCGCTCTTCGCCGAGCGACTCCTGGGCGGGCGCCTCCTCCAACCCGCCACGGTCACACTGCTCTGGACCACCCAGCACACCTCCGACGGCAAGGCTACCGGATACGGTATCGGCTGGAGCGTAACCCTGGACGATCACGGCCGGCGGCGAATCTCCCATGCGGGCGGCTCGGTCGGGGGCACCGCCAACCTGCTCATCTATCCGGCGGAGCATCTGATTGTGGCGCTACTGGTGAACAGCGACCGCACCTTCGTCGACGCGGTGGGCCGGTATGCGGAGCCGTTCCTGGCGACGAGGTAG
- a CDS encoding VOC family protein, with translation MAQKAQAIPKGYHTVTPSIVVAGAAKAIDFYKKALGAQELTRFPGPDGKIMHAEIKVGDSIIMLTDEMPEHGSRGPRQIGGTPVSFFVYGENVDAAWKRAVDAGAKEIMPLVDQFWGDRTGCLEDPFGHHWWLAQHKEDLTPEELQQRGEQFFSQMQTAS, from the coding sequence ATGGCTCAGAAAGCACAGGCGATTCCCAAGGGGTATCACACCGTGACACCCAGCATCGTCGTGGCCGGCGCGGCAAAGGCTATCGACTTCTACAAGAAGGCGTTGGGCGCGCAGGAACTGACGCGGTTTCCCGGGCCTGACGGGAAGATCATGCACGCCGAGATCAAGGTCGGCGACTCGATCATCATGCTGACCGACGAGATGCCCGAGCACGGCTCCAGGGGCCCCAGGCAGATCGGCGGCACGCCGGTCAGCTTCTTTGTTTATGGGGAGAACGTGGATGCGGCTTGGAAGCGCGCGGTCGATGCCGGCGCCAAGGAGATCATGCCCCTTGTCGACCAGTTCTGGGGTGACCGCACCGGCTGCCTCGAGGACCCGTTCGGACACCACTGGTGGCTGGCCCAGCACAAGGAAGATCTGACTCCCGAGGAGTTGCAGCAGAGGGGAGAGCAATTCTTCTCGCAGATGCAGACGGCGTCGTAG
- a CDS encoding serine/threonine-protein kinase encodes MPSLLEHLQDAVAPAFTVEHEIGRGGMGIVFLGHDVALDRPVAIKVLQPELASYHAAARFLREARLLAKLSHPNIVPIHQVGEKNGLFYYVMDYIPGDTVAVRLERGLMNPAEVVALGADLLSGLEAVHRYGIVHRDVKPSNIFLLPDRAILADFGIAQPSSDPDTTLTGPGEVVGTLRYMAPEQRVGSERVNHRADLYATGVVLYEALTGRVPRLPGHESINWSGIPMDRRRVLRRALEPDASRRWESARAFRAALIHPRLLRARMGIAGLGAFVGIMLTVWLTGEAKPVAPSVPADLAVLPFESFPAGRSSSDSIGGTGRELSRYTGDRLQWFTRWRFQPSSRTFAWADSVAPAERPERAPRELKAAYIAGGRLVEFGGGLVLELTIRDSSGRALNPTPMRVAGQPDDLPAWSQQVADSIVGRAFPELAARFRELSRRTSADTRAYDEYFKGEDAFQRDAYDEADGYYRRALQRDPAFVEAALRLAIVRRFRRVPFEADLKALYDVSGNELPEQHRQLIEALLEPDLDRRFERYRQVVAAFPTDPTVRFVYADELFHRGPLVGVPLDSAVAELKRLTMLHADLEQAPTYDHLLWGHLRLGRRADADSSLRERLRIPFSGEAEEARRRRFLQLAYDERFRPAVAWVKYRWLRLWTDSTMLDGMQRYARLGNAFDLPRAQLILGGILAQKGKSLPARASGQRAQGLALMLLGRPAEAMGHLDSAVIWLAQPDSALERAEWRILPAMLGLPLWASTDRDTSIARLEALSRAGDPSARPAWALALEATRTGDTSRAARWADLVDRAAPGHRGAARLALELAAVRAASRGRLDSALTLSAPLLAYDSSGVVDDPFARAVLHWERGHWFLALGDTAKADRELLWYENSDSGIEGWLHSEVQPGEVDAVTSGVVRLFRGRLAMARHDTARACGFVPRVAELWAAAEPPYAALLGEARTLAKSCDQ; translated from the coding sequence ATGCCGTCGCTGCTGGAACATCTGCAGGATGCGGTCGCGCCAGCCTTCACGGTCGAGCACGAGATCGGCCGAGGCGGGATGGGCATCGTCTTTCTGGGTCACGACGTCGCCCTCGACCGCCCGGTGGCGATCAAGGTCCTCCAGCCCGAGCTCGCCTCCTACCACGCTGCGGCGCGTTTTCTTCGGGAAGCGCGCCTGCTGGCCAAGCTGAGCCATCCGAACATCGTTCCGATCCATCAGGTGGGCGAGAAGAACGGACTCTTCTACTACGTCATGGACTACATCCCCGGCGACACTGTGGCGGTGCGCCTGGAGCGCGGATTGATGAATCCGGCGGAGGTCGTGGCGCTGGGCGCCGATCTGCTGAGCGGCCTGGAGGCCGTCCACCGGTACGGCATCGTCCATCGTGACGTGAAGCCGTCCAACATCTTTCTCCTCCCGGACCGCGCCATCCTCGCCGACTTCGGCATCGCCCAGCCATCGTCCGATCCTGACACCACGCTGACAGGCCCCGGTGAAGTCGTCGGTACGCTCCGGTACATGGCGCCCGAGCAGCGGGTGGGGAGCGAACGAGTCAACCACCGGGCAGACCTCTATGCAACCGGTGTCGTCCTGTATGAGGCGCTCACCGGCCGAGTGCCTCGCCTTCCGGGACACGAGAGCATCAACTGGTCGGGCATCCCGATGGACCGGCGCCGGGTCTTGCGGCGAGCTCTGGAGCCCGATGCCTCGCGGCGATGGGAGAGCGCCCGGGCGTTCAGGGCAGCGCTGATTCATCCCCGCCTCTTGCGCGCGCGCATGGGCATAGCAGGCCTCGGCGCCTTCGTCGGAATCATGCTGACGGTCTGGCTCACGGGCGAGGCCAAGCCGGTTGCGCCTTCGGTTCCGGCCGACCTCGCGGTATTGCCGTTTGAGAGTTTCCCCGCAGGACGGAGCAGCAGCGATAGCATCGGCGGCACGGGACGCGAGCTCTCCCGCTACACCGGGGACCGCCTGCAATGGTTCACCCGCTGGCGGTTCCAGCCCAGCTCCCGCACCTTCGCCTGGGCCGACTCGGTGGCTCCGGCCGAGCGGCCGGAGCGCGCACCGCGGGAGCTCAAGGCCGCCTACATCGCGGGCGGGCGGCTGGTCGAATTCGGTGGCGGTCTCGTGCTGGAGCTCACCATTCGGGACTCCTCGGGCAGGGCGCTGAACCCGACTCCGATGCGAGTGGCTGGGCAGCCTGACGACCTGCCGGCCTGGAGCCAGCAGGTGGCCGACTCGATTGTCGGCCGGGCGTTTCCGGAGCTTGCCGCACGATTCAGGGAGTTGAGCCGGCGCACCAGCGCCGACACCCGTGCGTACGACGAGTACTTCAAGGGCGAGGACGCGTTCCAGCGTGACGCCTACGACGAGGCCGACGGCTACTACCGTCGCGCCCTCCAGCGGGATCCCGCCTTCGTGGAGGCCGCGCTGCGGCTCGCCATCGTGCGGCGGTTCCGGCGGGTGCCGTTCGAGGCCGACCTCAAGGCGCTGTATGATGTGAGCGGGAACGAGCTCCCGGAGCAGCACCGGCAATTGATCGAGGCGCTGCTCGAGCCCGATCTCGATCGCCGCTTCGAGCGTTACCGCCAGGTGGTGGCGGCGTTTCCCACCGATCCGACAGTCCGATTCGTTTACGCCGATGAGTTGTTCCATCGCGGCCCCCTCGTCGGTGTTCCGCTCGACAGCGCCGTCGCCGAGCTGAAGCGCTTGACGATGCTGCACGCCGACCTGGAGCAGGCCCCGACCTACGATCATCTGCTCTGGGGACACTTGCGCCTCGGCCGGCGAGCGGACGCGGACTCCAGCCTGCGCGAGCGGTTGCGCATCCCGTTCTCGGGCGAGGCCGAGGAGGCGCGCCGGCGGCGTTTTCTCCAGCTCGCCTATGACGAGCGGTTTCGGCCTGCCGTCGCATGGGTCAAGTACCGCTGGTTGCGGCTCTGGACCGATTCGACGATGCTCGATGGGATGCAACGGTACGCCCGGTTGGGGAATGCATTCGACCTTCCTCGTGCCCAGCTGATTCTCGGCGGGATCCTCGCGCAGAAGGGAAAGAGTTTGCCGGCGCGCGCGAGCGGCCAGCGTGCTCAGGGGCTCGCCCTTATGCTCCTGGGCCGGCCCGCCGAGGCGATGGGCCATCTCGACAGTGCAGTGATCTGGCTGGCACAGCCGGACAGCGCGTTGGAGCGCGCGGAGTGGCGCATCCTGCCGGCCATGCTCGGGCTGCCGTTGTGGGCGTCGACCGATCGGGACACGAGCATTGCTCGGCTGGAGGCGCTGAGTCGAGCCGGAGACCCAAGCGCCCGGCCAGCGTGGGCGCTGGCTCTGGAGGCCACCCGTACGGGCGACACCAGCCGCGCGGCCCGCTGGGCCGATCTGGTGGATCGGGCGGCCCCTGGCCATCGGGGCGCGGCGCGTCTCGCCCTCGAGCTTGCCGCGGTCCGCGCGGCGTCACGGGGCCGACTGGATTCCGCGCTTACGCTCTCCGCGCCGCTCCTCGCCTACGACTCCAGCGGCGTGGTCGACGATCCCTTCGCCCGGGCGGTGCTGCACTGGGAGCGCGGCCACTGGTTTCTCGCCCTGGGCGATACCGCGAAGGCCGACCGCGAGCTGCTCTGGTACGAGAACTCCGATTCGGGCATCGAGGGCTGGCTGCACAGCGAGGTACAACCCGGCGAGGTTGACGCGGTGACCAGCGGCGTGGTCCGGCTGTTCCGCGGCCGGCTCGCCATGGCGCGTCACGACACCGCCCGAGCGTGCGGATTCGTACCCCGGGTTGCCGAGCTGTGGGCCGCCGCCGAGCCGCCCTATGCTGCGCTGCTGGGCGAGGCCCGGACGCTCGCCAAGAGCTGCGACCAATGA
- a CDS encoding PadR family transcriptional regulator, which translates to MPVSIPATKDRLHGTLDALILKTLSWGPRHGYAITRWLRDSSAEAIQVEEGSLYPALYRMERQGWIEAEWGISELGRKARVYRLTPKGRRQLAAETERFVQFVAAVSPILLPS; encoded by the coding sequence ATGCCTGTCTCCATCCCCGCCACCAAAGACCGCCTCCACGGCACGCTCGACGCCCTCATCCTCAAGACCCTGAGCTGGGGCCCCCGCCACGGTTACGCCATCACCCGCTGGCTCCGGGACAGCAGCGCCGAGGCCATCCAGGTGGAGGAGGGATCGCTCTACCCGGCGCTCTACCGCATGGAGCGGCAGGGGTGGATCGAAGCCGAGTGGGGCATCTCGGAGCTGGGCCGCAAGGCACGGGTGTACCGGCTGACGCCGAAAGGCCGACGGCAGCTCGCGGCAGAGACCGAGCGCTTCGTTCAGTTCGTCGCGGCCGTCTCCCCAATACTGCTCCCCAGCTGA
- a CDS encoding amidohydrolase family protein: protein MRPAGLLLFLALPLELLAAQQPQPVTAVRAGVLIDGTGNAPIRNAVILVQGDRITGLGPGLAIPKGATVVDLSGETVLPGFIDAHVHLIGRTIGDGDWQHSGVTELPSELTLLGAAHAQQTLEAGFTMVRIVGADGFADLGLRNAINAGWVPGPRILGAGIALGARGGHCDGTAGFNPGTFGHEAGFQDGVADGVDQARSGVRYMVKYGADVIKICATGGVLSPTDSVGLQQYTEEEMRAIVETAAMLRRKVAAHAHGTEGIKAAVRAGVASIEHGSMLDEEAVQLMKQHGTYLVPTLLAGFTVESLATAKKLPPAIAAKALAIAPRIHQSFKLALDGGVKIALGTDAGVMQHGTNAREFALMVKYGMTPMQAIQAGTLSAATLLGRDADVGSLQRGKLADLVAVKGDPLKDITVLQHVDFVMKGGAVFKQNGRLEPRSDSWVP from the coding sequence ATGAGACCGGCCGGTCTGCTGCTGTTCCTCGCCTTGCCTCTCGAACTTCTCGCCGCCCAGCAGCCGCAGCCCGTCACCGCCGTTCGCGCCGGTGTCCTGATCGACGGCACCGGCAACGCTCCGATCAGGAACGCCGTCATCCTGGTGCAAGGCGACCGGATCACCGGCCTGGGCCCCGGCCTGGCCATCCCCAAGGGCGCCACGGTGGTGGATCTCTCGGGTGAGACCGTGCTTCCCGGCTTCATCGACGCGCACGTGCACCTGATCGGCCGGACCATCGGCGACGGCGACTGGCAGCACTCCGGCGTCACCGAGCTGCCGAGCGAGCTGACGCTGCTGGGCGCTGCCCACGCGCAGCAGACGCTCGAGGCCGGCTTCACCATGGTCCGCATCGTCGGGGCGGACGGCTTCGCCGATCTGGGCCTGCGCAACGCCATCAACGCCGGCTGGGTGCCCGGCCCCAGGATCCTTGGTGCCGGCATCGCGCTGGGCGCCCGGGGCGGGCACTGCGACGGTACAGCCGGCTTCAATCCGGGGACCTTCGGCCATGAGGCCGGCTTCCAGGACGGCGTGGCCGATGGGGTCGATCAGGCGCGGAGCGGCGTGCGGTACATGGTGAAGTACGGCGCCGATGTCATCAAGATCTGCGCGACGGGCGGCGTGCTCTCTCCCACCGACTCGGTCGGGTTGCAGCAGTACACCGAAGAGGAGATGCGCGCGATCGTGGAGACCGCGGCGATGCTCCGGCGCAAGGTCGCCGCCCACGCACATGGCACCGAAGGGATCAAGGCGGCCGTCCGCGCGGGCGTCGCCTCCATCGAGCATGGATCGATGTTGGACGAGGAGGCCGTGCAGCTCATGAAACAGCACGGCACCTATCTGGTGCCGACCCTGCTCGCGGGCTTCACCGTCGAGTCGCTGGCCACCGCGAAGAAGCTGCCGCCGGCCATCGCCGCCAAGGCGCTCGCCATCGCCCCCCGGATCCATCAATCATTCAAGCTGGCGCTCGATGGCGGGGTGAAGATCGCCCTCGGGACCGACGCCGGGGTGATGCAGCACGGCACCAATGCCCGCGAGTTCGCGCTCATGGTGAAGTACGGCATGACGCCCATGCAGGCGATCCAGGCAGGCACGCTGAGCGCTGCCACGCTGCTCGGCCGGGACGCCGACGTGGGCTCGCTCCAGCGGGGCAAGCTGGCCGATCTGGTGGCGGTGAAGGGAGATCCCCTCAAGGACATCACGGTGCTGCAGCATGTCGATTTCGTGATGAAGGGAGGGGCCGTGTTCAAGCAGAATGGCCGGCTGGAGCCGCGGAGCGACAGCTGGGTGCCCTGA
- a CDS encoding bacterial transcriptional activator domain-containing protein: MRVTIRLTTLVALAFAPAVWAQEEEAHQHGMGRLGQVHFPVSCTAEAQRRFEHAMAVLHSFWWEEGEQAFNAVIQADSTCAMAYWGLAVNAWGNPFVGGPAGAALRRGVEAAERAASHPAPTRREQGFIAASMALYRDASSTSNAVRLQAYADTMARLYRELPRETEVAIYYALALLATAPRTDTSLAQERKAASILAPLFARYPDHPGLAHYTIHATDSPRLASMGLDAARRYARIAPAVPHAQHMPSHIFVRLGLWEETVASNRKAYEAGANYAKTLELAGMTPEELHTLDYAVYGYLQLGQDSAARAAVATGQHLVIAPGKDNLVSAYNRTAMAARILLERGDWRAAAEFPASGAADSGVSVMLRRFTRALGAARSGRPATARVEISALDSLATALAAQHEPYWARVAAIKRDVADAWIRFGLGDTTAALALAREAADGEDVTGKHPVTPAELLPARELQADMLLAAGRYVEAGAAYRATLQREPGRARSLFGLARAAQLAGDRSAARTAYRDLLRLMSRSDGDRPELATAREFVRPGR; this comes from the coding sequence ATGCGCGTCACGATTCGGCTCACTACCCTCGTCGCGCTCGCGTTCGCGCCGGCGGTCTGGGCCCAGGAAGAAGAGGCGCACCAGCACGGGATGGGTCGGCTCGGCCAGGTTCACTTTCCTGTCTCGTGTACCGCCGAGGCGCAACGCCGGTTCGAGCACGCGATGGCCGTGCTCCACTCGTTCTGGTGGGAGGAGGGCGAGCAGGCGTTCAACGCGGTCATTCAAGCCGATTCCACTTGCGCGATGGCCTACTGGGGTCTGGCCGTCAATGCCTGGGGTAATCCATTCGTCGGCGGTCCGGCTGGTGCCGCGCTCCGCCGCGGGGTTGAGGCCGCGGAGCGCGCCGCCTCGCACCCTGCCCCGACCAGGCGGGAGCAGGGCTTCATCGCGGCGAGCATGGCGCTCTATCGCGACGCCTCCAGCACGTCCAACGCCGTCCGGCTGCAGGCCTATGCCGACACTATGGCGCGGCTCTATCGGGAGCTCCCGCGGGAGACCGAGGTCGCCATCTACTACGCGCTGGCGCTGCTGGCGACGGCTCCTCGCACCGATACGTCGCTGGCGCAGGAGCGGAAGGCCGCGTCCATCCTGGCTCCGCTTTTCGCCCGGTACCCGGACCACCCCGGGCTCGCCCACTACACGATTCACGCGACCGACTCGCCCCGGCTGGCCTCCATGGGACTGGATGCTGCCCGCCGCTATGCGCGCATCGCTCCGGCGGTACCACATGCCCAGCACATGCCGTCGCACATCTTCGTCCGGCTGGGCCTCTGGGAGGAGACCGTCGCGTCGAACCGGAAGGCCTATGAGGCCGGCGCCAACTACGCCAAGACGTTGGAGCTCGCAGGCATGACTCCCGAAGAGCTCCACACCCTGGACTACGCCGTCTATGGCTATCTCCAGCTTGGCCAGGACTCGGCCGCACGTGCCGCGGTCGCCACCGGCCAGCACCTGGTGATCGCACCGGGGAAGGACAATCTGGTGAGCGCCTACAATCGCACCGCGATGGCGGCGCGGATTCTCCTGGAGCGAGGTGACTGGCGGGCCGCGGCGGAGTTCCCGGCATCGGGTGCAGCGGACAGCGGAGTGTCGGTGATGCTGCGCCGCTTTACCCGAGCCCTCGGCGCCGCGCGAAGCGGGCGGCCGGCGACGGCGCGCGTCGAGATCTCCGCGCTCGATTCGCTCGCCACCGCGCTCGCCGCACAGCACGAGCCGTACTGGGCCAGAGTTGCGGCCATCAAGCGGGACGTGGCCGACGCCTGGATTCGCTTCGGCCTGGGAGACACGACCGCCGCGCTCGCTCTGGCGCGGGAGGCGGCTGACGGGGAGGACGTCACCGGCAAGCACCCGGTGACGCCGGCCGAGCTGCTGCCCGCGCGAGAGCTGCAGGCCGACATGCTCCTTGCCGCGGGTCGGTACGTGGAAGCCGGTGCGGCCTACCGCGCCACCCTCCAACGTGAGCCCGGCCGGGCGCGAAGCCTGTTCGGTCTCGCGCGCGCGGCCCAGCTTGCGGGTGACCGATCGGCCGCCCGTACAGCTTACCGGGACTTGCTCAGGCTCATGAGCCGCTCCGACGGCGATCGCCCCGAGCTGGCCACGGCGCGGGAGTTCGTGCGACCCGGCCGATGA
- a CDS encoding ABC transporter permease translates to MPQIRTVGRQFKSLIWRDSIAEQVDAELEFHLEMLTRELMETGLSREAARAQALQRFGDLPALTATCRTIGLQHERELRRTEYLDELRQDGAHAVRQLRKSPAFALIAILTLALAIGANTAIFSVVSAVLLRPLPYPDADRLAVVWAASAGEKQLLVSIPDVKEWRARNHSFEDIGIVRSQSVNLTGGEAPDRLLGSFVTAPTLRLLGARASLGRLFTEEETTEGTGQQVAVLSQQAWKTRFGSDPRILGRILLLNGRPHVVIGVTDPEFRDLFDQPDVWLPITSAPNPNWFTRDNPSVWAVGRLKPGVTLAQAQGDLSAISRRLAQEYPASNAGSDASVFSLRDNLVGQVRPALLILLGFVGVVLLIACANVANLQLARAASRRTEISLRAALGAGRARLVRQLLTESLVLSLIGGGAGLVLAYWMIRGLLAAVPEGLPVFGEVGLDRGVLLFSAAITIATGLLFGAVPAMHAARADLNDSLRSRAGDGSLGGRGDIRHAFVALQLALSIVLLVGAGLLTRSLLALQRVNLGFDPDHILTAEFRLPAIKYDTPEQIDAFMTQALGAIRAVPGIRSAALLGAVPLSGNWASTGYLAAGQPAPGPGLQPTARVNGVTDGYFRTMKIPLLQGREFLATDRADSPPVAIVNQELARRAWPGQSALGQRLKIYGSPDVWATVVGVVGNVKQLTLGEPDGAQLYQPKPQVSGIFASVAARTDGDPMALAGGLRAAIWSVDRDQPVWKIRSLRSLVERDLAPQRFTMLLAGSFALLAVVLAAVGVYGVMSYAVAQRTREIGIRMALGAARGRVLAMVLGRGARITAWAALLGLLLSAGAARLIRSQLFGVNPNDLLTFVTVPVGLAAVALLACYLPARRAAGVDPVTALRSE, encoded by the coding sequence ATGCCGCAGATCCGAACGGTGGGCCGCCAGTTCAAGTCGCTGATCTGGCGCGACAGCATCGCGGAGCAGGTCGACGCGGAGCTGGAGTTCCATCTCGAGATGCTCACCCGCGAGCTGATGGAGACCGGCCTGAGCCGGGAGGCGGCGCGCGCGCAGGCGCTCCAGCGCTTCGGCGATCTCCCCGCACTCACCGCCACCTGTCGGACGATCGGCCTCCAGCACGAGCGGGAGCTGCGTCGCACCGAGTACCTCGACGAGCTGCGGCAGGATGGCGCCCACGCGGTGCGCCAGCTCCGGAAGTCTCCCGCCTTCGCCCTCATTGCCATTCTCACGCTGGCGCTCGCGATCGGAGCCAACACCGCGATCTTCAGCGTGGTGAGCGCCGTGCTGCTCCGGCCGCTGCCCTATCCGGATGCCGATCGTCTCGCGGTTGTCTGGGCCGCGAGTGCCGGCGAAAAGCAGCTCCTGGTCTCCATTCCGGACGTGAAGGAGTGGCGCGCCCGGAATCACAGCTTCGAGGATATCGGAATCGTCCGGTCGCAGAGCGTCAACCTCACGGGTGGCGAGGCGCCCGACCGCCTGCTGGGCAGCTTCGTCACCGCCCCCACGCTTCGGCTGCTGGGTGCCCGGGCGTCGCTCGGGCGACTGTTCACCGAGGAGGAGACCACCGAGGGGACCGGACAGCAGGTAGCCGTGCTCTCTCAGCAGGCCTGGAAGACTCGGTTCGGCAGCGACCCACGCATACTGGGGCGCATCCTGTTGTTGAATGGCCGCCCTCACGTGGTGATCGGGGTGACCGATCCCGAGTTTCGCGACCTGTTCGATCAGCCGGACGTCTGGCTCCCGATCACCTCCGCGCCCAACCCTAACTGGTTCACCCGGGACAACCCTTCCGTCTGGGCCGTCGGCCGGCTCAAGCCGGGCGTGACGCTGGCCCAGGCGCAGGGCGATCTCTCCGCCATCAGCCGCCGGCTGGCCCAAGAGTATCCTGCCAGCAATGCCGGGTCTGACGCGTCGGTGTTCTCCCTCCGGGACAACCTCGTCGGGCAGGTCCGGCCGGCCCTGCTCATCCTGCTCGGGTTCGTCGGGGTGGTGCTGCTCATCGCCTGCGCCAACGTGGCCAACCTGCAGCTTGCACGAGCCGCCTCGCGCCGGACCGAGATTTCGCTCCGAGCGGCCTTGGGTGCTGGCCGCGCGCGGCTGGTCCGGCAACTCCTCACCGAGAGCCTGGTCCTCTCCCTCATCGGTGGCGGTGCCGGACTGGTCCTGGCCTACTGGATGATCCGAGGGCTGCTGGCCGCCGTGCCGGAGGGGCTGCCCGTGTTCGGCGAGGTCGGGCTCGATCGCGGCGTGCTGCTCTTCTCGGCGGCGATCACCATCGCCACCGGCCTGCTCTTCGGGGCGGTGCCGGCCATGCACGCCGCGCGTGCCGACCTCAACGATTCACTGAGATCCCGAGCCGGTGACGGCTCGCTCGGTGGCAGGGGCGACATCCGCCACGCCTTCGTGGCGCTTCAGCTGGCGCTCAGCATCGTGCTTCTGGTGGGCGCGGGACTCCTCACCCGCAGTCTGCTGGCGCTGCAGCGGGTGAATCTCGGATTCGATCCGGACCACATCCTCACGGCGGAGTTCCGGCTGCCCGCGATCAAGTATGACACGCCCGAGCAGATCGACGCGTTCATGACCCAGGCGCTCGGCGCCATCCGGGCCGTGCCCGGCATCCGCTCGGCAGCGCTGCTCGGCGCGGTCCCGCTGAGCGGCAACTGGGCCAGCACCGGATACCTGGCGGCGGGGCAGCCGGCGCCCGGCCCCGGCCTCCAGCCCACGGCGCGGGTCAATGGCGTCACCGACGGGTACTTCCGAACGATGAAGATCCCACTGCTCCAAGGGCGCGAATTCCTGGCCACCGATCGAGCCGACTCGCCACCGGTCGCGATTGTCAATCAGGAGCTGGCTCGCCGGGCATGGCCCGGGCAATCCGCGCTGGGCCAGCGGCTCAAGATCTATGGGTCGCCGGATGTCTGGGCCACGGTCGTCGGTGTAGTAGGCAACGTGAAGCAGCTCACGCTGGGCGAGCCGGACGGAGCGCAGCTCTACCAGCCCAAACCCCAGGTCTCGGGCATCTTCGCCAGCGTCGCGGCGCGCACCGACGGCGACCCGATGGCGCTCGCCGGCGGGCTGCGTGCGGCCATCTGGTCGGTGGACCGGGATCAGCCGGTGTGGAAGATTCGCTCGCTGCGATCGCTGGTCGAGCGGGATCTGGCCCCGCAGAGATTCACCATGCTGCTGGCCGGCTCCTTTGCCCTGCTGGCCGTGGTGCTCGCGGCGGTCGGAGTCTACGGCGTCATGTCTTACGCGGTGGCGCAGCGCACCCGGGAGATCGGCATCCGCATGGCGCTCGGCGCGGCTCGCGGCCGGGTGCTGGCGATGGTGCTGGGACGTGGAGCGCGGATCACCGCGTGGGCCGCCCTGCTCGGGCTGCTCCTTTCGGCCGGGGCGGCACGGCTCATTCGAAGCCAGCTCTTCGGGGTAAACCCCAACGACCTGCTGACGTTCGTCACGGTGCCGGTGGGTCTGGCCGCGGTGGCATTGCTTGCGTGTTATCTGCCGGCCAGGCGAGCCGCTGGGGTAGATCCGGTCACGGCGCTGCGCAGCGAGTGA